GTCAGGCCGGGTTTAAGCGGTTATCCTAGGGGAAAGAGAATCTCATTGCCGAGGCCGGTTTACAGGTTAGACCCATGACTTCCCAATCGCCCATAAAGCGATGTTTTATGGCGCTTTGCTACACAGCAGCCGGACTATTAGCGACGGGGGCATGGCAAGGCTACCTAACCGGTGCCAACGTTCCCAACGACTCGCTGTTTCAATCTAGCGGCACATTGCGGCTGGCCTTTGCCCTAGAGCACATTCCCACTGCCCTGACCGGCAGAAACCAGCAGATTGTAATCGACCTGGGCCAGCGGCGGCTAGAGCTATACCGGGAAGACGAAGTCATTCTCAGCTACGACGTTGCCATTGGCCAAGACGATTGGCAAACTCCCGCAGGCAACTTCATTGTCCGAGACATGCGGCAAAATCCCGCGTGGCTCCACCCGATTACCCAAGAACCCGTTGGCCCCGGCCCTGACAACCCTCTAGGCTCCCGCTGGATCGGTTTTTGGACCGATGGCGAGCACCACATTGGGCTACACGGCACCAACGAGGAAGACTTAATTGGCGAGGCGGTTTCCCATGGCTGCGTGCGAATGCGGGAGTCTGACATTCAAGCTCTCTACACTCAGATCAGCCTGGGCACTCCCGTTCTAGTTAAGCCATAGCGCCTATAGCAAGCTACACAGAAACAGCGATATCCAGATCCATTGAAGCCAGGTCAATCGACTGCCAGCTCTTGCCATCTAGCGCCATCTGCTCAATCAGGCTGGCCAACCGTAGAGCTTTAAGGGCTTGCTCCCCGCCAACTGAGGGCTGCTCGCCCCCTCGCACGCAGTTAACAAAGTGCTCTAGCTCAGCGTGGAGAGGCTCAATGTTACTGGTGTAGACCTTTTCAATCAAACCGTCTTGGCGGTAGAGTACTTGGCCGTAATCGGTCAAACAGTTGGCCGTAGTCTGACGGTGAATCAGAATTTCGTTGTTGAGAAAGTCAGCTTCTGTCAAAGACTGCTTGCAGTGAGCCGTAATAGTGCGAATTTTCCGGTGAGTTACCTTACTCGAGGTCAAGGTGGCAACAATGCCGTTAGCAAACCCTAGTGTGGCCGTTACATAGTCTAGATATCCAGAACTAGAGGCTCGACTGCCTCGCGCTGTCAACGTCACCACAGACGATCCAGCCAATTCCAGTAGCAGGTCAATGTCGTGGATCATCAGATCCAATACGACAGATACATCGTTAGCCCGCTGAGAATAAGGGCTCATGCGACGAGCTTCTAAAGCCAGTAGCTCTTCAGTTTTGAGAACCTTGTGCAGTTCTTGAAAAGCCGGATTAAACCGCTCGATATGGCCTACCTGCAAAATGCAGTTAGAGGCAGCAGCAGCATTCACCAAAGACTCCGCTTCAGTAATGCTGGCAGCAATCGGCTTCTCAATCAGCACGTGTACCCCTGCCTGCAGACAGGCCATGCCGACAGCATGGTGGAGCCGCGTAGGAACAGCAATACAAACAGCATCTACATGCTTAATCAGATCGAGATAATCCTCGAAAAATCGAATGCGATACTTGCCTGCGGTATCTAAACCCCGCTCAACATTGACATCAGAAACGCCAACTAGCTCTACATCCTTCAAGCGGCTCAAGACCCGAGCATGGTGCTGGCCCATATTGCCAATACCAATCACGCCAACTCGAATAGGCTCTGGGAGATTTCGGTGTAAATGCATTTCTTCGGAACTTACGGAAGCCATCTGATCCTGCACGCCTGTCCCTCCTTATACGGGATTCAGGGGGTTTTACTTGGAAAGAGTCGTGTGTGCTAGCGGAAAGTCAAACAGATATTACCACAATGCTTTGCTCTGTAAAGATTCTATGCGGCTCTTTAAGCTAGACCTCAAGCAGCTTGAGCAGAGGGGTTTCTGTTGCCAGTATGTTAGGCAGAATATTGACCGCCTTTTGGCTCTGTGGCAGTTTCTTAAGCGTCCCTAAAGGGCTCTGGAAACAATAAGGGCTGCTCAGATGCGGTCGAAAGTGCAGGCTCTTCTAGAGCCGCTGCCGCATCTGGTCCCTCTAAACGACGGGCTCGAATGTCCTGCAAACGAGGGCCATCTACCGACAACACTACCCACTCAAACCCTTCGTAGATGAGACAGTCTCCCTCCGTAGGAATTTTTTGCATTTGGTAGATCAAAAATCCTCCTAGAGTTTGATATTCTTCGGCAAAGGGAAGATTGACTCTCAACAGCTCGTTGACCGTTTCAATATTGGTCTGTGCCTTTACTAAAAACGACTGATAATCCAACATTTTGACAAGGACTTCAGCCTCATCATCCGCTTCGTAAATGTCCCCAACGATCTCGGAGGTTACATCTCGCAACGTTACAAGCCCAGCAGTGCCGCCAAACTCATCGACGACCATCACCATTTCCTGGCCAGTGCGCTGCATGGTGTGTAGCAGCTCATGGAGCGGCATATACTCTGCGACAAATCGGGCCGGGCGAATGCTGGTCTGAATTGAGCTGTCGAGGTCTAGCTGATCTCGGGCCAAAAGCTGCAGCAGATCCCGCAGGTCAATAATGCCGCGAATATCATCTAAGGATTCGCCAATAGCAGGGTAGCGGGAATGGCCAGCTTCAGCAATGAGCGCCAGCACCTCTTGCAGGGAAGCCTCTTGAGGAACCGAGTCAATTTGGGTACGGGGAATCATAATTTCCCCAGCAGTGACATCTCGAAATTCAAAAACGTTGTTCAGCAGTTCCCGCTCATCTGCCTCTAGGCCGGGAGATTCAGCAGAGGTGCTAATAATTAGCTGCAGTTCCTCCGGGGTGAGACGGCTATAGCCAAACTGATTGCTGTACTTGATGCCAACTAGACCCAAAAGCCATCGAGTAGATTGATTGAGAATCCAAATAAAGGGGTTGAATAAGCGGGCAATGGTGAGACTAGGCGGCCCCAAAAACCGGGCCAGCTGCTCTGGGTAGAGAATCGCGACGGATTTGGGACAGAGCTCACCTAGCACGATTTGCAGGTAAGCAATTAGAAAAAAGGCGAGCGGAATCGACAGGGAGTGAGACATTCCCTGAATCACAGTAGGGGGCAGCGGCAGGCGAGCAATCCAAAAGGACAGGATAACGGCTAGGGTGCTCTCACCAATCCAGCCTAGAGCCAAACTGGCCAGGGTGATCCCTAGTTGGGTGGTTGACAGTAACCGATCCAGGCTGCGCTGGAGCCGCTGCACGGTTTTCGCCTGAGCATCTCCTTGAGAAACGAGCTGGCTTACCCGAGAACGGCGCACCGAGACAATGGAAAACTCGGCTGTTACAAAAAAAGCGTTTAAGCCAATGAGGAGCAGCACCGCCAGCAATCGGGTCGAGATATCTGCAGCTGTTAGTTCGGGGGAGATTACCACAAGCAGTACGTCGAACCAGGGGCACATCCTCTAGCAGGGCTAACACTAGCCGTGAAAGGAGAGAAGGCAAAAACCCAGAGCAAAGAACAGTGGGAATAACTGCTCAAGTTAAGTGACTGCTGTTAGCAGGCTAGGTGCGATCAGACCAAGCTGCAATTGCGACGCTCCTAGACTGAGCTAATACCTCTCATCCGTCATTGTAGTGGCATATTTTTCATCCTGAACCAGGAGATGCTGAGCCTGCCTCAGAAAACTCAGTTGCTTGAGGCCGACCCCCCACTTTGAATGCGGGACTTGACCTCTTGAAGAATGTCCGCTTCGCTGAGAAATGCCGCTGTTCCGTCGCCCCCAGCGCCACTCTCTCGCGTTACTGGGGTGCCGCTTGTAGGTCGGGTCTCTGGCTGCCGGACTCCCGTCAGCGCCTGGCTCCCCAGCGTATATCCCCAGGAAGCACTCACAACCCCTCCCCCAATCATGAGGGACAGCAGAATGAGCGTAAATGCAACAGCAGGATTCACAGAGAACTCCTTTTCATATAAGCAGGGGATGAGAGTGAATAAACAGGGAAGAGTCAGGTGAAATGGCTGAGCCGCCAGAAAATTTGCCGGAAAATTATTGGGCCAGCGTGCTCTTCTGCGAAGATTTGGCTATAGTATTGCGACAAAGGATGCACCTTTGGTTCTTAGTAATAGAATAATAGAAACAAACCCAGGGTTGGCCGAGCGGATTAGGCAGCGAACTCATAATTCGCCCCAGACAGGTTCGATTCCTGTACCCTGGATCTGCCTCGTTAGTCTTACCCAAACCCTTTGCTCCAGAGCACTAGCGTCTGGGAACGGTTTCGAAGATGAACTGGCTGCCTACAACGCCGCCTGAGCTTTGGTAAGTGGGCAGCAGCAGCAGGGTTGTGTTAAAGGGGTTAGCTAGATCGGGAACCCGAATTGTGGGATCAATGGTATTTTGCACAGTCAGCTGATCTTGAATGATGGCGCTGACTGAGTTGGAGTCCCAAGCAATTTGCTGCTCGGAGAACCCTCCTAAACCCAATATTGAGCCGGCGCGCCCCGTAATCGACATATTCTGGAAGAAGTCGCCTGAGTAGTTGAAGAAAGCTTCATCAACGGCTTCTGGAATAGTTGGGGCATTTTGGGCAAAGGCGGCTGGCGCAGCGGCTAGGCAGGCAGCGGCCAAAGCAACGGTGATGCCGGTGATGCGCTTAAGTGGGATACCCATGAATTGACTCCTCAACACTGCTCACGTAAATGTTATTGGCGGTTTTGGCAGACCTCTAGGGCATTCAACTTTAGCCGTTCGATCGCGGCGGCGTGAGTCGGTCTGGCTGGAGGGTCTGTTTGCTAGTCCTTTATACCTCAAACCTTCGAAAAAAGCTCAAGTACAAGGAATTTCATGACCATGAATCATCTGCTGGAGATTGACCTGGGTGCGTTGAAACAGGCAAGTAAGCCAACGCTACGCCAGCACCTACTGAATTTGTTGTGCCAGGTGGCCTACAAGGAAGGAGATTTTGTCCTCTCTTCAGGGCAGCGCAGTTCGTACTACATCAATGGTAAACAGGTAACGCTGCACCCTCAAGGAGCCTGGATGGTGGGCTGGCTGCTGCTGGAGCAGTTACCGGCAGAGGCCCAGGCCGTAGCGGGGCTGACGCTGGGGGCTGATCCGATGGTGACGGCTGTGAGTATGGCGGGGGCTGACTGCGATCGCACTCTCTTTCCTCTAATCATTCGCAAGGAGGCCAAAGGCCACGGCACCCAGGCCTATATTGAAGGCGTAGCTCTGCCCGAGGGCACCCCAGTTGTGGTGCTGGAGGACGTCGTTACCACGGGGCAGTCGGCGTTAAAGGCGGTAGAACGGTTGCGGGGCGCAGGCTACCAAGTTAATCAGGTGCTGGCCTTGGTAGATCGACTGCAGGGTGGCGCAGAGCTCTATCAGCAGCAGGGGCTAACCTTTGAGGCTCTCTTTACAATTAAAGATCTTCAGTCCCGCTGGGCTGAGATCAACCCGGCTTAGCAGGCCATACAGCCAGAACTCTCATGTCATTGCCCCCATCGCGGCCCGATATTGCCTTCATTCCCACCCCAGCAGATGCCATTGAGGCCATGCTGGATCTAGCTCAGGTTACGGCAGCCGATCGGTTCTACGACCTGGGCTGTGGGGATGGGCGGCTGCTGATCCGGGCGGCTCAGCGGTGTGGCTGCCGGGGCGTAGGCATTGATATCGATCCGGTTCAGATTGAAGCTGCGATCGCATCTGCCCAACAAGCAGGGGTGGGCGATCGCATCGGCTTCCGCCAGGAAAATCTCTATGCCAGCGACTTCGCTGATGCCACGGTCGTAGCGATCTATCTGTTGCCCCACCTAAATTTGCGGCTGCGGCCCCGGCTGCTGAGCCAGCTGCGGCCCGGTACTCGCATTGTCTCGCATCAGTTTGATATGGGGGATTGGCAGCCCGACCGGGTGGTTAGGCTAGAGCCCTCAGAAGAAGACTCAACCCTGTACCTCTGGATTGTGCCTTTTGACATCCCTTCTAACCTGGCAACGACTTGAGCTAACCCGATCAAAGCTCAGACTCTAGGGAAAGCTCAACCAGTGCTCGCCCCGCGGCCAGGGCCATCTGGCTTGTCTCGTAGTCTTCTCCATCGTTGAGCACGACCAGTTCAGGGGTAATTACCCAGCAGCGGTAGAGGCCCCAGTTCAGGCTGACCCCCACAATCCACCCCGGGAACGCTACGATTTCTATCAGCCTGCCTTCATTCATGGCCCTCACCTTGCGATCGCACTTACGACTATCACAGCCGTTAATTTGAATGGCTTGCCAGCCCCCTGGGAAAGATTAGGGCAGCAGAGCACAGCCCACTGGCAAAATAAAATCTATTAATTTAGTTCAAGTGTACTATACTTGAGCTTATAAGTGTAAAAGACAGGCAAGTTCAAGTTTTCCCAACGTGAATTCCTTGCCTGCCTGGCCCTGTTGTTGTGGGGTAGCGGTTCTGACCCAAGGTCGGCAACCGCCCTCGGCTGACCTTGCCCGCCCTCTGTTATCCCAGTTATCTCAGGATTATGGCCACTAAAAACGAGTCTAAAAACGAATCTTCAGAGAAGCAAAAGGCACTCTCTCTGGTAATGAACCAGATTGAGCGCAACTTTGGCAAAGGCTCGATCATGCGTCTCGGAGAAGCTAACCGAATGCAGATCGAGACCATTCCCACCGGAGCCCTAACCCTTGATTTGGCGCTAGGCGGTGGACTGCCCAAAGGCCGGGTAATCGAAATTTACGGGCCAGAAAGTTCCGGTAAAACCACTGTCGCGCTCCATGCCCTAGCAGAAGTGCAGAAGCGCGGTGGCGTTGCTGCCTTTGTCGATGCCGAGCATGCTCTCGACCCAGTCTATGCCCAAGCTCTAGGCGTCGACATTGATGAACTGCTGATAGCCCAACCTGACACTGGGGAAATGGGCCTAGAGGTCGTCGATCAGCTGGTGCGCTCCTCTGCGGTTGATGTGATCGTTGTAGACTCGGTGGCGGCTCTGGTGCCCCGCGCAGAGATCGAAGGAGAAATGGGTGATGTCCACGTAGGTCTGCAGGCGCGCTTGATGAGTCAGGCCCTACGAAAAATCACTGGCAACATCGGCAAATCTCAGTGCACCGTTATCTTTTTAAACCAGCTGCGGCAGAAAATTGGGGTTTCCTACGGCAACCCGGAGACTACTACCGGCGGCAATGCCCTCAAGTTCTATGCCTCCGTTCGCCTCGACATTCGCCGCATCCAGACGCTTAAGAAGGGCACCGAGGAGTACGGAATTCGGGCCAAGGTGAAGGTGGCGAAGAACAAGGTAGCTCCGCCCTTCCGCATCGCTGAATTCGACATTCTCTTCGGCCACGGCATCTCCACCCTAGGCTGTCTGATTGACCTAGCTGAGCAGACCGGCGTCGTCAGCCGCAAGGGAGCCTGGTACAGCTATGAAGGTGACAACATCGGCCAAGGCCGCGACAACACTATTCAGCGAATGCAGGAAGACCCAGCCTTTGCCCAAAAGGTTGAAGATCAGGTCAAGGAAAAGCTGCAGATGGGAGCCTTGCCCCTAGCCACCACCAGCATTGAGGTAGAGGATGAAGTTCTAGAGGATGAGGAATAACCCCCTAAATCCCTCATAAGTCAGACGGTACAGGAGCGAATGTTCGACACACTGGGAGTAAGTTTCAACCGCAAACCCAGCAACAGCAACCTTCGCTCCTATGGCTTCTACTGTTCTAATTACCGGCGCATCCCAAGGAATTGGTCGTGCGATCGCATCTCTCTTTGCCCGCCACGGCTATAACCTGATTTTGGCAGCTCGCAATTGCGATCGCCTCAATCAGTTTGCAGAAGAGCTTGTTGCCAACAACCATTCTGTTTTAGTAGTCCCCACAGACGTAAAAGACGCTGCCCAAGTCGAGGCACTGGTTCAAAAAGCCCTAGCGGAATTTGGCACCATTGATGTCTTAGTCAACAACGCCGGCATTTACATCTCTGGCCCAGCCGATGAATTTTCTCTAGAAGACTGGCACCAAGCCATCGACACCAATCTGTGGGGCTACATCCACACCATTCATGCCCTGCTGCCTCACTTTGTAGCGCGGCGGGCAGGCACAATCGTCAACCTTGGGTCCATTGGCGGCAAGGTGCCTCTGCCTTATCTAGTGCCCTACAGCACCAGTAAATTTGCCGTCACTGGCCTCACTCGCTCTCTCCACGCAGAGCTAGCCCCCAAAGGCATCCACGTCTGCGGCGTTTACCCCAACATAATCAAAACCAGCTTCTTAGAGCGGGCCATTTTTAGCGGCAACAGCGAGGCCGACAGAGAAGCCCGTAGAAAGCAGGTAGAGCAGGTAGTCCAAGTTCCCTTTGTAGAAAAACCTGAAAAAGTAGCTGCAGCCGTCTGGAAGGCCGTTACTCAACGCCGCCGAGAAATTGTCGTTGGCTCTGCAAAACTATCCGCCGCAAGCTACCGCCTCCTTCCCCAAGGTATGGAGTGGATGATCCGTAGAGTTTTTCAGAACAAAGACCCCATGGGGCAGAGCAGCCCTGCTCCAGACTAAAACTCCTGAGTCAACACAGGGCGATAGCGCCTTGGAAAACTGTCACGCAACTGGCCTTCTCACGTCGTGCAAAGGAGTGGGTAACTCAATTTCAGAGAAGTCAGCATTGACCAACTCAACAAGATCTTTGAGCTTTTCCTTCCGACGCTGCAGTGGCAGGGTCAAAGCCAGGTTGGCATCCTCCAGGATGTGCTTCCAGGTGTAAAGCCAATCGTATCTTTTCAAAACATTGACCAAATTATCGCGGCGAATTTGGGCTACCCGCTCCGGCTGACTGTCCAGCTCAGCCAACACGTCGGCAATGTTCTCCATGTCAAAAGGCAGGCGAATAACGGCATCAGGCCAATCGAAGTACTGCTCAAAGATTTCTGTATCTGGTGGAGTGCCTAAAACAACTGTACCTGCTGCCAAGCCTTCAAAAAAACGCCAGCCAAATTCTGGGGGGCGTCCCGCTGTAGACGAGTCGTTAATCTTACTGCGGTTAGCAAAAAAATAAGTGGTGCGCTTGAGCTGATTAGCCAGTAAACTCCGGTGCTCACGGTGGTTAGGAGTGCGGAACACCTTAGCCGTATCGTATAAGTAGAAAAACGATTCCTTTTCAGCCAGCTCCATCAGAGCTGCATGGGTGACTTGGGAGCGCCGCCCAATATAGCTAACTTTAATAAACCTTTCTGGCGGGTTGGGATAGGGGCAAAACTTCACTGCATCTATCGTAAAAGGCAGGTATTCGCAGGGGCGTCCTGTCGCTTCCGTGATCTCCTCTGTGGTGTAGAACGTATTTGAGTAGATCTTGTCAAACTCAGCATATTCTCTATGCAGAATTTTCAGATCGTCAATCTCCTTCTGCCACAGCTCAACAAAGTGAGCTACTGCATAGCGGCATTTCTCACGCCAGTTAGGAATAGCCTGCAGGCTGAGAATCTCCCAAGGCTCTGTCAAAATAACGTAGAGCAGATCGTACTCCTGATCTAGCGGAGTTGCACTGACTTTAGGGGCTACAAAGCGCTTGAACGATGTTGTCCAGGCTATCTTTCGCATCAGTTTAAAGACGCCCTTTGTCAACCTATTTGATTGCAGCTTAGTTTTCAGCCACTCCTTGAGAGATCTCTTCAAACCCGTAGTTTCTCTGGCGGCACCAACTTTAGAAGCCTCAGTAGAAGCACGTCCTAGCAAGTGCTGAGGGGTGACAATGTCAGCTGAGTCCATTTCAATAATCCAGTCTTCGAACTCGAAGGGAACTGAATTGGCAACTAGATCCTTACCGGGATTATCTCGCTGAGAGATAACCAGCACACGTTTTCGGTTGTTGACTCGGCGACTGGATTGCATAAGACTTAGTGAATAGCTGAAGGACACTGAAAAACAACATCTAAGGATGTCATCTCAGCTACTCTAATCGGCTGATACTAACAGCAAGTTGGAGCAGCTAACCCTAGTAGATCCCCTCGTGCTCGCTTTGTTAGTAACACAATACCTGGATTCACAAACTTCGGCTGAAGTGATATCTGCATGCTTCACAAAGACTTTGCATAGAAACGTATTTTCTTAACTCTAATTGGAGTAAATTGCTGTTTTAAGTCGTGGTATTTATATAGAAAAATTAACCCCACAACCCTTAGCCTCTTGGCTTATACGCTTTGCTCGCAATGACTAGTTCTGGCTACCTACTTACCAAAAGACTGCTGCGCTTCACAGTCCACAAAAAGCAAGTAGCGCAGTGACAATTTGTTTGACTTGGGCCGCTTGCCTAACAAAGTGAAGCTCTCTCTGGTTTAGCCTGTGGTTTTACAGTATGGTTTTGCTGTAGGTCTTGGGTCTTGCCTAAGACCATTTCCCACAAATAGACTCGACAGCAAAGTGCAGCCCTATGTCAGCCCCCTTGAACTCCAACGCTTTCGTCAAACTAAAAACGGCGTGGCTAATAGCCATTCCCGCTGTGATCATGCTGCCCCTAGGTTCCGTCCTCGCTGCAACCACAGCTCCCCCTGCGACCTCAAACTTGGGCAGGACTGAGCTTCTGCTGGCCCAAGAATCTATCACTGAAACCGTGCTGTACTTCGAAACCGCTAGTAGGGCGGTGCGCATCTATCGGCGCGGCAGTGACCTATTTATGAACCTCTACAACCGTAGAACAGACGTGGTTGAGGTCAACAGCACCCCCGCAGAACTGGTACCCAGCACTCGCGATCAGACAGTGTATAAAAACAGTCTGGGAGAGGTAGATCGGATGGCTCGAGTCACCATTCGGGGCGAAGCTGAACTCGAGATTGTGGCTGCTGATGGAGAAGTCATCTTAAGCGAGCCCGGCAGCAGCACCGTTGTGGGGGTACCTTCGGGAGAAACAGACTTCCAGGGCAACAACTTTGCCCCAGGGACTGGAGCTATTGTCTTAGCCTCACGTTATGCCAATCTTCGCCAAAGTCCTAATGGAGGTAGCAATGTGATTACGACCGTACCTCGCCGGGAATTTGTTGACGTGCTAGATCGGGTGGGCAGCCTCCGCGACGGCTTTATCTGGTATCAGGTGCTTTACAACGGGCAAACTGGCTGGGTGCGTGGCGACCTGCTACAGCCTACCTAGGGAGGCAGCCTACTGCGATGCTCCGCTGATGACTAGCTGGCCTTCTTGAATCTGGATATCTTGTAGGGTAATGCCGCTTTGGGCCAGTGCTTGGCCTAGCTGTGCCTCTAGCTGCTCTTGAGATAGCCCTACTTGACTAGCCAGTTCGGCCAGCGGGAGTTGAAAGCGCCCAATCGTAACAACCGTATTCTCATCTAGCACCAAGCGGCCCGCGTCTATTCGGGGGCTGCCTTTGACCCCGATATAAATATCGCGATCGGCAAGAACCGGAAATCTTTGGGTCAGCTGCGAGAGGGCCTGCTGACCCTGGGCCGGTAGGGCACCTGGAGGAATATCAGATAGGTTGACTACCATGCCGCTCTCAATCTGATTATTTTCTAGAGAAGTATTAATCCCTTTGGCGGCTTCTAGAAGCTGGGCGGTGCTGGGCTCCTGTGCGATCGCACCCAGCACCACCTGATTGACCTCAGCCTCGGTGAGCGTAATAGATAGAGGCGCGTCAGCGGAGTCGGTTGTAACCATTTTGCTGACCAGCAGGTCATTGGCAGTGCCAACCTGCTCAGGCAGAGGCTGGCTCGCTGCAGTGTACCAAGTAGGCAGATGAGTCGCCCGAGTCCACGAATAGGCAGCAACGCCCCCAACAACCCCAAACACAACAGCGACGCTCAGAAAAAATGCCTTGTTCACAGTCAAAAGGTGCAGAGTGTATCGGGCCTACTGTAGCTTAAGCAGGAGAAGATTGACACTAGTAGAGCCAAGGCACCCCACTGCCTGCCTGCTTAGGTGAAGCCTTAAGCTTTCCTTCTGCCCTCTGCTTTTCTCCTTCTGCCTTAAACTAAACCACCTTCAAAACCATACCTTCACGGGCCAAATAGGCATTGGGAAAATGGCCTTGAATCTTAAGCTCTAACTGATCCAAGCAGTCATCGTCGTGGCGAGGATCGTGGTGAAACAGGATCAGTTCTTTGACGTTGGCACTCTTGGCCGTTTCAACCCCAACCTCCCAAGGCACAACACCTTGAGCTCCGTGACCATAGTAATCAGGGTCAGCGTAGGTGCCATCTAAAATCAAAACATCTGCCCCAGCCGCCAAATACATCAAATTAGGGTCAACCCGATGCTGGCTATGGTCAGTATCAGTTGCATATACCAGCGAATGGCCTTGCCAGGAGACCCGATACCCCAAAGCACCCGTACAGTGATTCAGGCCAATCGTCTCTATTACCACTTCGGCTAAAGGAATAACGCTGCCTGCATTGATATTGTGGAAAACAAGCTGGGCCTGCATCTGCTGAAGCGGAGTAAAGAAGTTGGGCCGCAGCATTTGCTCAGTCAAGGACTGTTTAATAGAAGCGCCGTTGTGGGCAGGGGCCCCGTAGATATGGAACGAGTTGCCCGTCTTAAAAGCAGGTAGGAAAAAAGGGAATCCCTGAATTCGATCCCAGTGAGTATGGGTGAAGAAAATTCGAGCCTCCACGTCCGAAGGCTGTCGGGCAAGGTGCTTACCCAGGCTTCGTAGGCCCGTACCGCCGTCAAAGATAAGGCGTTGCCCGCCCACTAAAACTTCGACACAGGACGTGTTGCCGCCATATTTGAGGGTATCTGCACCGGGAGTTGGAACACTGCCACGCACTCCCCAAAAGCGAGCTGTAAAACCGCCAGGAACTTCTAAATCCCTGGTCTCTTTGTCAAAGACCACTGCAGATTTATTCTCTTTTAAGGGTGCGATTTCAGACTCAGTCATTTCCTAGCAGGCAGGTCGAGTGGGGGTGGAAGATCACAAGTTAGCGTAAATGCCCTTGCATCTTTAGAGGCAGCAAGTGAATTGGCTAGAGTTAGCGGCTACCAGCCCCTTGAGTAAGCCGTAAGGGCCTAGGGAACTCAACACCCGTAATGGACAACAGCTAGATCAATAGACTACTGATATTTCGTATATTCAGCAACGCTGCCACGGGTCGGGACGATTGCCGTTAAAAAGGGCAAGACATTTCTA
The window above is part of the Pseudanabaena sp. FACHB-2040 genome. Proteins encoded here:
- a CDS encoding MBL fold metallo-hydrolase; this encodes MTESEIAPLKENKSAVVFDKETRDLEVPGGFTARFWGVRGSVPTPGADTLKYGGNTSCVEVLVGGQRLIFDGGTGLRSLGKHLARQPSDVEARIFFTHTHWDRIQGFPFFLPAFKTGNSFHIYGAPAHNGASIKQSLTEQMLRPNFFTPLQQMQAQLVFHNINAGSVIPLAEVVIETIGLNHCTGALGYRVSWQGHSLVYATDTDHSQHRVDPNLMYLAAGADVLILDGTYADPDYYGHGAQGVVPWEVGVETAKSANVKELILFHHDPRHDDDCLDQLELKIQGHFPNAYLAREGMVLKVV
- a CDS encoding SH3 domain-containing protein, whose protein sequence is MSAPLNSNAFVKLKTAWLIAIPAVIMLPLGSVLAATTAPPATSNLGRTELLLAQESITETVLYFETASRAVRIYRRGSDLFMNLYNRRTDVVEVNSTPAELVPSTRDQTVYKNSLGEVDRMARVTIRGEAELEIVAADGEVILSEPGSSTVVGVPSGETDFQGNNFAPGTGAIVLASRYANLRQSPNGGSNVITTVPRREFVDVLDRVGSLRDGFIWYQVLYNGQTGWVRGDLLQPT